In Bradyrhizobium lablabi, one DNA window encodes the following:
- a CDS encoding sugar kinase, whose amino-acid sequence MQALFIGQTYIDVTFITDHMPTGDEKHVAKAYAVSFGGNAVTAAFCCAKLGIVPDLIATVANDWLGRMFQDMSAKYGISIHPRKVNSSSLSFIMPKDGKRAIVRCRDDEHIHPFPLLNLGGCRALHIDGHQPDAAIHYAKLCREAGILTSLDGGGLRTNTHELLEFIDVAIVAERLCEQMDLTPEKMLEYLKSRGCRVGGITMGERGLLWYDETGAVHTLPALPIARERVLDTNGAGDVFHGAYVYSYLANPGKSWQDHFEFARAASTFKIQRLGNEAGLPTLADIEAVKQEFQIGRKKEFWD is encoded by the coding sequence ATGCAGGCCCTCTTCATCGGACAGACCTATATCGACGTCACCTTCATTACCGACCACATGCCGACCGGCGACGAGAAGCACGTCGCCAAGGCCTACGCGGTCTCGTTCGGCGGCAATGCTGTCACCGCGGCTTTTTGCTGCGCCAAACTTGGCATCGTGCCGGATCTGATCGCCACCGTCGCCAATGACTGGCTCGGGCGGATGTTTCAGGACATGAGCGCGAAGTATGGAATCTCGATCCATCCGCGCAAGGTCAACTCGTCCTCGCTGTCATTCATCATGCCAAAGGACGGCAAGCGGGCGATCGTGCGCTGCCGCGACGACGAGCACATCCACCCCTTTCCGCTACTAAACCTCGGCGGCTGCCGGGCGCTGCATATCGACGGCCACCAGCCGGATGCGGCGATTCACTACGCAAAGCTCTGCCGCGAGGCCGGCATCCTGACCTCGCTCGACGGCGGCGGTCTTCGTACGAATACCCACGAACTTCTGGAATTCATCGACGTCGCCATCGTCGCCGAGCGGCTGTGCGAGCAGATGGACCTGACGCCGGAAAAGATGCTGGAATATCTCAAGAGCCGGGGTTGCCGGGTCGGCGGCATCACCATGGGTGAGCGCGGGCTACTCTGGTACGACGAGACCGGCGCCGTTCACACGCTGCCCGCGCTGCCGATCGCGCGCGAGCGCGTGCTCGATACCAACGGCGCCGGCGACGTGTTCCACGGCGCTTATGTCTATTCGTATCTGGCCAATCCCGGCAAAAGCTGGCAGGACCATTTCGAGTTTGCGCGCGCGGCATCGACCTTCAAGATTCAACGGCTCGGCAACGAGGCTGGATTGCCGACGCTCGCCGATATCGAGGCCGTCAAGCAGGAGTTTCAGATCGGGCGTAAGAAGGAATTTTGGGATTAG
- a CDS encoding ribokinase — translation MSRVFVAGSINMDVVATADRHPRLGETVAGREVLYFPGGKGANQAVSAAKLGAPTTLIGRLGADAFGKQLKAYLGAQGVDLSFVQKTEEAHTGTAIITVADADNTIVVVPGANALVGVDDVAAPIFAKGDIAVSQFEIPLPAISAFFQRARAAGATTILNLAPAIEFGRELLDLVDILILNESELGLLAKRDLHDTDDHARFTEAARSLQTGRGKIICVTLGKRGVLALVNNEPLIIHGESVKAVDTTGAGDCFVGAVAAQLASGKTIADALTYANIAASISVQRMGAAPSMPTMEEVSAFLRLKSAKPSNRN, via the coding sequence ATGAGCCGCGTTTTCGTTGCCGGCAGCATCAACATGGACGTGGTGGCAACCGCCGACCGCCATCCGCGCCTCGGGGAAACGGTCGCAGGCCGAGAGGTGCTGTACTTTCCCGGCGGCAAAGGCGCGAACCAGGCGGTGTCGGCGGCGAAATTGGGCGCGCCGACAACGCTGATCGGCCGGTTGGGTGCGGATGCGTTCGGCAAACAGCTGAAGGCGTACCTCGGCGCACAGGGCGTCGACCTGAGTTTTGTCCAGAAGACAGAAGAGGCCCACACCGGAACGGCGATCATCACTGTCGCCGATGCCGACAATACGATCGTCGTCGTTCCCGGTGCGAATGCGTTGGTTGGTGTTGACGATGTCGCCGCGCCGATTTTCGCAAAGGGCGATATCGCGGTCAGCCAGTTCGAGATTCCGCTGCCCGCGATCAGCGCGTTCTTCCAGCGAGCCCGCGCCGCGGGCGCGACCACGATCCTCAATCTCGCGCCCGCGATCGAATTTGGCCGCGAACTGCTCGATCTCGTCGATATCTTGATCCTCAATGAAAGCGAGCTCGGTTTGCTGGCGAAGAGGGACCTTCACGATACCGACGATCACGCGCGCTTCACTGAAGCGGCCAGATCGTTGCAGACCGGCCGTGGCAAGATCATCTGCGTGACCTTGGGCAAGCGTGGCGTGCTGGCGCTTGTGAACAACGAGCCGCTGATCATTCACGGCGAGAGTGTCAAGGCAGTGGATACGACAGGCGCCGGCGATTGTTTTGTCGGCGCGGTGGCCGCGCAACTTGCCAGCGGAAAAACGATCGCCGACGCGCTCACCTACGCCAATATTGCAGCGTCGATCTCTGTGCAACGAATGGGCGCGGCGCCGTCGATGCCGACGATGGAGGAGGTGTCGGCATTCCTTCGCCTTAAGTCAGCGAAGCCTTCAAATCGAAACTGA
- a CDS encoding NAD(P)/FAD-dependent oxidoreductase, which produces MTQGTVLIVGAGHAGFQVAASLRQHGYGDRICLINDEAHLPYQRPPLSKAYLKGEGRPDSLMFRPDKFYRDQNIELIADRAAEIDRASRRLSLASGASLDYGHLVLATGARNRLLDIPNANLEDVRYLRILDESEVLRKRIAPGQRVVVIGAGFIGLEFAATARIKGLEVDVAELASRVMARAVTAEISDYFQERHTAAGIRIHLGVQATSIEADGAKVTGVSLSDGRHIPADLVVVGVGVLPNVELAAEAGLPVASGIIVDEQLLTSDPNISAIGDCALFASPRFGGSLRLESVQNATDHARCVAARLTGDAKTYDGLPWFWSDQADDKLQIAGLTTGYDQVVVRGDRAQRSFSAFCYKSGQLVGIESVNRASDHVFGRKVLGMKRSITPEQAADLSFDLKASLT; this is translated from the coding sequence ATGACGCAAGGAACAGTTCTGATCGTCGGTGCCGGCCATGCCGGTTTTCAGGTCGCGGCCTCGCTGCGGCAGCACGGTTATGGCGATCGGATTTGCCTGATCAACGATGAGGCACATCTGCCTTATCAGCGTCCGCCATTGTCAAAAGCCTATCTGAAGGGCGAGGGCCGTCCGGACAGCCTGATGTTCCGGCCCGACAAATTTTACCGCGACCAGAACATCGAGTTGATCGCCGACCGCGCCGCCGAGATCGATCGCGCTTCGCGCCGGCTTTCGCTCGCCTCTGGCGCTTCGTTGGATTACGGGCATCTGGTGCTCGCGACCGGCGCGCGCAACCGCCTGCTCGACATTCCCAACGCCAATCTGGAAGACGTGCGTTATTTGCGAATCCTTGACGAGAGCGAGGTCCTGCGAAAACGGATCGCGCCGGGCCAGCGGGTCGTCGTGATTGGCGCGGGCTTTATCGGCTTGGAATTCGCCGCTACCGCCCGCATCAAGGGCCTCGAAGTGGACGTGGCGGAACTCGCATCGCGCGTCATGGCGCGCGCGGTTACGGCGGAAATCTCGGATTATTTTCAGGAGCGCCACACCGCGGCCGGCATTCGCATTCATCTGGGCGTGCAGGCCACCAGCATCGAGGCCGACGGCGCGAAGGTGACCGGCGTCAGCCTCAGCGACGGCCGCCACATCCCCGCCGACCTTGTCGTGGTCGGCGTCGGCGTCCTGCCCAACGTCGAACTGGCAGCCGAAGCCGGCCTGCCGGTCGCCTCGGGCATCATTGTCGACGAGCAATTGCTGACGTCCGACCCCAACATCTCGGCGATCGGCGACTGCGCGCTGTTCGCAAGCCCGCGCTTCGGCGGCTCGCTGCGGCTCGAGTCGGTGCAGAACGCCACCGACCATGCGCGCTGTGTGGCGGCGCGGCTGACCGGCGACGCCAAGACCTATGACGGCCTGCCGTGGTTCTGGAGCGACCAGGCCGACGACAAGCTGCAGATCGCAGGGCTCACCACCGGATATGATCAGGTCGTTGTGCGCGGCGACCGCGCCCAGCGATCGTTTTCCGCATTTTGCTACAAGTCCGGGCAGCTGGTCGGCATCGAGTCCGTCAATCGTGCTTCCGACCACGTGTTCGGACGCAAGGTCCTCGGCATGAAGCGGTCGATCACGCCGGAACAGGCGGCGGATCTCAGTTTCGATTTGAAGGCTTCGCTGACTTAA
- a CDS encoding cytochrome P450, whose amino-acid sequence MSIDTTVDRAVSTIDPFSHGFLRDPYPHHEALRETGPVVWLEQYGIWAMARHQEVRDALTDWQTYCSSAGVGLSDFRKEPPWRPPSIILEADPPLHTRTRAVLTRILSPAAINNLRATFEREAELLVARLIEQREFDGIADIAEAYPLKVFPDAVGLSEDGRENLLPYGSMVFNSFGPRNDLFDAAMANAGPVRDWIMSKCSRAALAPGGLGMQIFQAVDSGELTEAEAGMLVRSFLSAGIDTTVYGLGNALSCFAYYPEQWRILRENPKLIRGAFEEVLRFEAPVQTFFRTTTKAVDVSGVGIGDGEKVLLFLAAANRDPRRWDRPDIFDVNRRATGHMTFGTGIHGCVGQAVARLESEAIFGALTKRVASFELTGKPELRLNNTLRGLDTLPLRVVPA is encoded by the coding sequence GTGAGCATCGATACGACAGTCGACCGTGCGGTTTCCACCATCGATCCGTTTTCGCATGGCTTTCTGCGCGATCCCTATCCGCATCACGAAGCACTGCGCGAGACAGGCCCCGTGGTGTGGCTCGAGCAATACGGGATATGGGCGATGGCCCGGCACCAGGAGGTCCGCGACGCGCTGACCGATTGGCAGACTTATTGTTCCTCGGCCGGCGTCGGCTTGAGCGATTTTCGCAAGGAACCGCCATGGCGGCCGCCGAGCATTATCCTGGAGGCCGATCCGCCGCTGCACACCCGCACCCGCGCGGTGCTGACCCGAATCCTGTCGCCGGCCGCGATCAATAATTTGCGCGCGACGTTCGAGCGTGAGGCGGAACTGTTGGTCGCACGCCTGATCGAACAGCGCGAGTTCGACGGGATCGCCGATATCGCTGAAGCCTATCCGCTAAAAGTGTTTCCGGATGCGGTCGGCCTCTCCGAAGACGGCCGCGAGAATCTGTTGCCGTACGGCAGCATGGTGTTCAACTCATTCGGCCCGCGCAACGACCTGTTCGACGCGGCGATGGCCAATGCCGGCCCGGTCCGCGACTGGATCATGTCGAAATGCAGCCGCGCGGCGCTGGCGCCCGGCGGCCTGGGCATGCAGATTTTTCAGGCCGTCGATTCCGGCGAATTGACGGAAGCCGAAGCCGGCATGCTGGTGCGCTCGTTTCTTTCGGCCGGTATCGACACCACGGTCTACGGGCTCGGCAACGCGCTCTCTTGTTTTGCCTATTATCCGGAACAATGGCGCATTCTCCGCGAAAACCCGAAATTGATCCGCGGCGCCTTCGAGGAAGTGCTGCGCTTCGAGGCGCCGGTGCAGACCTTCTTCCGGACCACCACGAAGGCGGTCGACGTCTCCGGCGTTGGAATCGGCGACGGCGAGAAGGTGCTGTTGTTTCTCGCGGCCGCCAACCGCGATCCGCGCCGCTGGGACAGACCCGATATTTTCGATGTCAATCGCCGCGCCACCGGGCACATGACCTTCGGCACCGGCATTCATGGCTGCGTAGGCCAGGCGGTGGCCCGGCTCGAAAGCGAGGCGATCTTCGGGGCATTGACAAAACGCGTCGCGTCGTTCGAACTGACCGGCAAGCCCGAGCTGCGCCTCAACAACACCCTGCGCGGGCTCGACACCCTGCCGCTTCGCGTGGTACCGGCCTGA
- a CDS encoding enoyl-CoA hydratase/isomerase family protein → MPHPATASLPDDPALLRIEGPIATITLNRPAAFNAIDLSIAKKLEQLGAQVEANDDVRVLIIEGEGRAFCGGGDLQTIGAAAAADNIAPVVGEMLSHYHAFITTLRRMPKIVLASVHGSAAGAGLSLAFVADLCISAQDARFTPAYAKLGVSPDGGGTVGVAASVGARRALQIFLAEDNFTAAQAYDWGLVAKVVPAAELKTATRELALRLAQNAPAALAATKALIHRAHVTPIEAQLDAERDAIIDCMHTDEFRVAVKKFTSKGK, encoded by the coding sequence ATGCCTCATCCTGCTACCGCCTCCCTCCCCGACGATCCGGCGCTGCTTCGGATCGAAGGCCCGATCGCCACCATCACGCTCAATCGGCCGGCCGCGTTCAATGCGATCGATCTTTCGATCGCTAAAAAGCTGGAACAACTCGGCGCGCAGGTCGAGGCGAACGATGACGTTCGCGTGCTCATCATCGAAGGCGAAGGCCGCGCCTTCTGCGGCGGCGGCGATCTGCAGACCATTGGCGCTGCGGCCGCCGCCGACAACATCGCGCCTGTGGTCGGCGAAATGCTGTCGCATTATCACGCCTTCATCACCACGCTGCGGCGGATGCCGAAGATCGTGTTGGCAAGCGTGCACGGCTCGGCGGCCGGCGCAGGGCTGTCGCTCGCCTTCGTCGCCGATCTCTGCATATCAGCGCAAGACGCCCGCTTCACGCCAGCCTATGCAAAGCTCGGCGTATCACCCGATGGCGGCGGCACTGTCGGCGTGGCCGCGAGCGTCGGCGCGCGGCGGGCCTTGCAGATCTTTCTCGCCGAAGACAATTTTACGGCGGCGCAAGCTTACGACTGGGGGTTGGTCGCCAAAGTCGTACCGGCGGCCGAACTGAAAACCGCGACCCGCGAACTGGCGCTTCGCCTGGCACAAAACGCTCCGGCTGCGCTCGCGGCGACCAAGGCGCTGATCCACCGCGCCCATGTCACGCCGATCGAAGCGCAGCTCGACGCCGAGCGGGACGCCATCATCGACTGCATGCACACGGATGAGTTTCGCGTCGCGGTGAAGAAGTTTACGAGCAAGGGGAAGTAG